CAGGTGATAATCTCAGGCAGGGCCAGAGTCATGCCTTCAATCATCCGGTAATCCTCAGCACTCATGGCCAAGCGGGCTCGATCCAGGAAGCAATCCCTCTGCGGCTCGGTCATCGTGAGTTCCTGGAATCGTTGCGCCACAACTTTAAGGGGCCTGTAGAAGCTTGGAACGAAAGCCTTTGCTTAAGGGATACACCCAGAGCTCCTTGATGGACACTTGTCCCCTGGATTTGGACTTGGTTCCCCGGCCTTCCGAGCGTCCGACGCAGGTCCAGTTGGCCGCCCGGTAGCAGGTGCCCTTAAAGCGTTCGATATCCACGAAGCTTTCCAGCAGGTGGATCGGATGATGATAAAGCTCCTGCCAGTCGGCGCTGAGCCGCCGGGCGATCCGTCCCAGGACGTGGCTGGCCAGATGGGGCACCTTCGCCCAGGGAACGATCAGGTAACGGCTGTTGTAGGCGATCAGATGAAGGTTGTGGGCGTAGGCCGCTCGGGGAGCTCCCACCAGCTCATCGCGCAGGTTGAGCTTCAAGGGCCCGGAATTCCATGCCATGCAGGCAACGGGCCGTTCTCCGGCCAAGACGAGGTACTTGAGGTGTTCGCCCACCGGACGGCTAAAGCTCAAGTAGTGATACTGGCTTAAGAGGTAGTTGAAGGTATCCTCGCCGTCAGCCCGGCGGACCAAACGGATCTCCAAAGGTCCCAACGAAGCCAGAGACCCCTCGATAGGTGAGGTGTCGCAGAACTCCAACTGGGACACACGCTGGTGCTGGATCGCATTGTTGACGACTCTCTGGCGCGTCTCGGGCAGTTGGATATGCCCCGCCCGGTGGAGTGCGAGCATGAGGCTGCGGCAGACTTGATCGCGCAGTTGTCCGTTGGGTTGGACCCAGTTCCATACTTGGCAGACTTGGATGGAAAGGGCGTTGCGGCTTAAGCCGGGATGCTGGGCAATGAACTCTCGCAGGAACACCACGTCGGGTTCCCGGATCTGACGACCGCGGTAGCTTAAGAGGACATCGGACATGCACCCGAAGACTATCCAGGTGTGACTCGAACGCTAGCTAAAAATGGAACTTTTTTTATGGCTCCGTCAGTGCTCTCCACACCGTTGTAGTTTTTGGAGGAGCCCCGTTCCAGAGCAACGCTTGAAGCTGCAGAGGATCCCAGCGGATGGAAGCTCCGTCGGCCTGGGGCCATCCGGTGAACCTTCCCTTCGATAAGCGTTTTTGGCAGAGCCAAAAACCCTGACTATCATAGACCAAGCACTTGATGGCATGGCGACGGCGGGAGATGAACACCACCAGGACCCCGGACATGGGATCGGTGCTGAGCGCCTGGCGGCAGAGGGCAGCCAACCCATCGATGCCACGCCTGAAATCCACGGGCTCCACTGCCACGAGGATTTTCATGTGGGCGGTGATTTGGATCATGAGCGCAGGAACGCCGCCACCAGAGGTAGTAGATCTCGCGATCGGGGGTTGCTCAATCGCAGCGTCAGTCGTGACCCGTTGGTGTGAACTAAATCGACCGTGCCCGGATCAGGCTTGGCGGCCACCAGGCCGGGCAGCTCAACGAAAGCGGGTCGACTCAAAGCAGGTTTGGCTTTGCGCCTCCCCGGTTCCAGGCGCCGTTGCAGATCGTAATAGTTGAGTTTGAGCGCCGTGGCGGCCGGGGCCAGGCCATGGTCTCGGGCTAGGATTGTGGCAGCGCTCCATAGTTCCTCAGGGATCCGCTGACCTCGGCAACGGGTGCGTCGCCACTCGTTCAGACGTTCGGCCAGGCTGGCAAGAGCGTTAGCAGTGGTGGAGGCGAGGGCAACTTTCGTAGGTCTCGTTTGCATAGTTCGCCGCAAACCTTACCACGCCGACTAGCTGAC
The Verrucomicrobiales bacterium DNA segment above includes these coding regions:
- a CDS encoding DUF4338 domain-containing protein: MSDVLLSYRGRQIREPDVVFLREFIAQHPGLSRNALSIQVCQVWNWVQPNGQLRDQVCRSLMLALHRAGHIQLPETRQRVVNNAIQHQRVSQLEFCDTSPIEGSLASLGPLEIRLVRRADGEDTFNYLLSQYHYLSFSRPVGEHLKYLVLAGERPVACMAWNSGPLKLNLRDELVGAPRAAYAHNLHLIAYNSRYLIVPWAKVPHLASHVLGRIARRLSADWQELYHHPIHLLESFVDIERFKGTCYRAANWTCVGRSEGRGTKSKSRGQVSIKELWVYPLSKGFRSKLLQAP
- the tnpB gene encoding IS66 family insertion sequence element accessory protein TnpB, whose amino-acid sequence is MKILVAVEPVDFRRGIDGLAALCRQALSTDPMSGVLVVFISRRRHAIKCLVYDSQGFWLCQKRLSKGRFTGWPQADGASIRWDPLQLQALLWNGAPPKTTTVWRALTEP